A stretch of DNA from Campylobacter concisus:
GCGTGATACTAGGGCTGAAATGGAGCGTGAGAAGATCGAAGCTCAGGCAAATGCCCAAGCAAATCATACTTTAGGCGACATTAGCTTTGAAAATATGACGATGGTAGGGCAGTTAAAAGCAGTAGAGTCTGTCATAGATAAAGAAATTCGCCCAATGCTCGAGATGGATGGTGGAAATTTAGAAATTTTAGATATCAGAAATGATAACGGAGAAAATACTGATATTTATATCCGCTATCTTGGTGCTTGCTCGGGCTGTGCAAGTGGCTCAACTGGCACTCTTTATGCGATTGAAAATGTCTTGCAAGAGAGTCTAAGTCCAAAAATTAGGGTAATGCCTATTTGATTTTATTAACTAGCCCTTGTGGGCTAGTTTTTATTCTCTTAAAAATTTTAAAATTTCACTTCTAATTTGATCCAAATCACCCACGAATTTTTTTTCAAACTGCGAGCGATTAAAGGTTCGCTGGCGTTTTGCTAACTGAGCCGTGTGCGTAGCTATGAGCTCTTCAAGCTCGTTTTGAGAAATTTCTTTATCTAAAAATTGCTTGCACTCTTTTAAACCTATTGATTTTAGTGGTTTTGGCTCACTTTTGTATTTATTAAACAAAAATTTCGCCTCATCTACGAGCCCGGCTTCAAGCATGCCTTTTGTTCTCTTTTTGATACGTTCTCTAAGCTCATCTTTATCCCATAAAATTTCAAATATAGCTAGCTCTTTTATGATGCTCTCTTTGGTGTTTTCTCTTAGCCAAATGCTTGGGATTTGGTTACTAAATTTATAAATTTGATACCACTTTTCGAGGCGATAAGAGTCGTTTTGGCTAAATTTGCTTGCAAACTCTGGATCGATTTTTACAGCTAACTCGTAAATTTCTTCATTGCTTAAATTTAGCTCACATTTTGGCACATCTGGTGCAAGTCCGCTAAGCATTGATTTTAGATAAAATCCGCTACCTCCTGTGATGATGAGTGGGCAGTCTTGTGAGCGTGCAAAACCCTTTGCATTTTTATAAATTTCAAAAAATGCCCCAACGCTAAATTCTTCATCAGGATAAATTTCATCTACACCAAAGTGCTTTATGGCTTCAAGCTGCTCTTTATTTGGCTTTGCGCTGGCGATATCTATCTCTTTATAAAGTGCAAGCGAATCAAGGCTTAAGATGACGCCATTAAGCTCCTTTGCAAGCTCAAATGCAAGATCGCTCTTGCCACTTGCTGTGGTGCCAATTATTGCAAATTCTTTAAACAAGTCTAGCCCTCGTAAAACGAGCTAAAGAGTAAAATTTCATCATTTTCCTCGTTATTTTTGCTATCTTTTATAAGACTAGCCAAAACACTGGCAAAATACGGAGCAAAACTAAGTTCATTTAGTCCATAAGCTTGGTTATAGATCAAGTTACTATATATGTTATCGCGTCCAAGAGCTGGCTTATCGTTTGAGCTAAGAAGTACGTAGTTTGCCCTAAAGCTAGGCTCTTTTAGCTCGCTTATACCAAGATGTATCTTTAGTTCATTTAAAAATGCATTAATCTTTTCAGTTTTAACAAGCGTATCGATAGCGCCGACTTGTAAATTTGTAATAATCATAACGCCATTTTTAGTTGGATAAATTTTGGCAAATAGATCATTTAAAATGATTGGTTTTTTAGGGATTTGCCCTTCATTTAGGCTAAGATCAATAGTATAAAATTTAGCCAAAATCGCATTTAAGCTCGTGCCTAGTTTATTTGAAAGCTCTAAATTTTTTGAGGCAATCACAAAGTTATCGGCCTCATATTCGGCGTTATTGCCGGTAGCTTTTTGCACTATTTGCCCCTGCGTTTTTAGCTCATAAATTTCATCATTTATAAATTTTGCTCCGAGAGAATTTAGCTCATTTATCAAAGCTTTTTTGAGCTCATTTGTGTCAATACTTGCGTTTTTGGCTAAATTTATAGCGCCTTTTATGTTTTTATTTATTAGCCCAAAATTTGCAAGCTCTTTATCTACGCTTAAAATTTCTTGCTCGCTATGCGCAACCTTTATCTCATCAAGCCTTTTTTTAAAGCTTTCATCATTGCTAAAAAGTAGATAAACACCGCTCTCACCGAAATTTATCTGCGGATATTTTTCGTTTAGCTCTCTTAAAATTTCAAAGTTTTTTTTGCCAAATTTTGAAAACAAAATTTGCATCTTTTTATCATGAGCTTTGGTTGATTTAAGTGTAAAATTTGCCATCCAAGCTCTAAAGGTTTCATTTAAGCAAATACTTATATCAAGCTCGCTTTTTTTGCTAACTAGCCCCATAAACGAGCTAGATATCGATCCATCTTTTGCAAGAGCGTGTATGCCAAAAGGCGCTAAAATTCCATTTGTAAAATCATCTTTTTGGCTGCTAATAATTAAAATTTCTTCACCCTTTTTAGCTAATTCGTAAGCCGTAAATAACGCACTAAAACTATCTCCAATAATCGCTACTTTGCCCATAATAACCCTTTGTTTTAAATTAATCTTGTAATGATAATATAAATTCAAATTTAAAGCAAAATGGTGTAAAATCAACCACTTTTAAAGAAAATGGAAATTTATCAAATGATAGAAAAATTAAAAATTATCGCTGAACTTATCGTTTTTAAGCATTCTGTTTTTGCTTTGCCTTTTATTTTTGTTGCGATGATAGTTGCTAACAAGATAGAAAGTGGCTCGGCTTGGTTTGGTTTTAAGCTGCTTATCTTAGGTACTTTTTGCGCTGTTAGTGCTAGAAATTTTGCTATGGCTTTTAATAGATATAAAGATGAAGATATCGATAAGCTAAATCCGCGAACTGCGAGCCGTCCAAGTGTTGATGGTCGTATCGGTAGGAGCAATATGCAGCTTTTTATCGTGGCAAATGCGTTTGTTTTTATCACATGCGCTTATTTTATAAATTCGCTCGCATTTTGGCTAAGTTTTCCTATTTTAGCTGTTCTTGGCGGATATTCGCTATTTAAACGCTTTAGCGAGCTAGCACACCTAGTGCTTGGCCTTAGCCTAGGTCTTGCTCCAATCGCTGGCGTGGTCGCAGTGAGCGCTGCTATACCGCTTTGGAGCGTATTACTTTGTCTTGGTGTGACATTTTGGGTAGCTGGATTTGACTTGCTTTACTCACTTCAAGATATGAAATTTGATAAAGAAAACAAGCTTTTTAGTATACCAGCTATTTACGGCGACAAGGCTACACTTTTTTTATCAGCCATTTTTCACGCTTTAGCTTTTATATTTTGGCTACTTTTTGCTTGGGCGGCTGGACTTGGAGCGATGGCATTTTTTGGAATTTTAGTAAGTGGCGTTATTTTATTTTTTGAGCATAGGATCGTAAGACGCGACTTTAGCAAGATAGATAGAGCATTTTTTACATTAAATGGCTATTTGGGAATTTTATTTTTTATCTTTGTTTGGATTAGTGTATTATGAGTGAGATTAAGCTGTTTAAAGCGCCTCTTGATATGGAATTTGAGTCTGATAAAGATGGGAGCGAGAGATTTAAAAGAGAGTTTGACTCCATCTTGCCGGGCGAAGAGGACGCGCTTGGGGCTTGGCTAAAACGAGCTAAATCACGTGGCGAAACCAAAGAGAGCGATCAAGTTTTATTAACTTTGCTGATTGAGCTTCATAGAAAAGTCGATGCTCTGAGTGATTATATTAAAAACGAACATAAGCAATATTTGCCACTAAAAGAGAGGACGAGTATCGAAGAAATAGGCTTTACACACATCAAAATAAGTGAAGAGAAATTTATAAAAGATGAAATTTACTACGCAAGGATTGCTATGCCTATCTTTCCAAAGAGAAATTTGAGCCTTTATTTAAGGGCTGTTAGTGAAAATTTAGCAAAGATAGAAAATATGCACGAAGAGGATGAGGCCGACTGGAACGCTTACGTAACAGCTAGAGAGCGTGTAATGATAAGAGAAATGAGAGCGAATTCGTAAAGGAAAAATATGGAAATTTATATTTTTTTAGGCTTTGGTATCGTCTTGGCGATAATAGTAGCTTTAATGTTGATAAAAGATAGTGAGACAAATAAAAAATTTGCGAGATTTGAGCGAGCGATAGAAAGTGTTATGCAAGAAAATTTCAATCTAAAAAAGCAAATTTCAATGCTTGAGGGCGAGGCGTTTAAAAATAGTGAACAATATGAGCCACTTAAAAAACAGATAAAAGAAAATATTGATTTGCAAATAAATGAAAAGATTGTACCAATAATTCGTGCGATTAAGAGCATCGAGCGAGTAATTGATGATTTTGCAACAGAGCAAAAAGATAGGATAGTCAGTCTTGAAGAGCGAACAAGAGATATTAATAAAATCGCACCAAGCGTCATCAATGAAGAAGAGCAAATTTTAAAAATGTTTAAAGACGGAAAAAGTGCAGCGATGATCGCAAAGGACCTTCATGTTGGAATGGGGCGAGTCGAGTTTGTGCTTAAATTTCATAAATTAGCCTAAATTTACAGGCTAATTTTAAAAAGACTAATCTACTCTTAAACTACAAAAATTGGCTTAAATTTTTATTTTGATTTAAATCTTTTAACATATAATTGAAAAAATTATAAAAAGCTCTAACCAAGCTTAAGAAGGTGCTTTATGCTAATCGATAAATATGGTCGGGTTGTTGATTATTTAAGGATTTCTGTAACTCAGCGTTGCAACTTTAGGTGTAGGTATTGTATGCCTACAACACCATTTAGCTGGACGCCAAGAGAGAATTTATTAACCTTTGAAGAGCTATTTTTATTTGTAAAAGTGGCTATCGATGAAGGTATAAAAAAGATAAGAATCACTGGTGGTGAACCGCTTGTACGTAAGGATTTAGACGTTTTTATAAAGATGATAAGTGATTATAATCCAGACATCGATCTAGCGCTTA
This window harbors:
- the miaA gene encoding tRNA (adenosine(37)-N6)-dimethylallyltransferase MiaA; amino-acid sequence: MFKEFAIIGTTASGKSDLAFELAKELNGVILSLDSLALYKEIDIASAKPNKEQLEAIKHFGVDEIYPDEEFSVGAFFEIYKNAKGFARSQDCPLIITGGSGFYLKSMLSGLAPDVPKCELNLSNEEIYELAVKIDPEFASKFSQNDSYRLEKWYQIYKFSNQIPSIWLRENTKESIIKELAIFEILWDKDELRERIKKRTKGMLEAGLVDEAKFLFNKYKSEPKPLKSIGLKECKQFLDKEISQNELEELIATHTAQLAKRQRTFNRSQFEKKFVGDLDQIRSEILKFLRE
- a CDS encoding DUF6115 domain-containing protein — its product is MEIYIFLGFGIVLAIIVALMLIKDSETNKKFARFERAIESVMQENFNLKKQISMLEGEAFKNSEQYEPLKKQIKENIDLQINEKIVPIIRAIKSIERVIDDFATEQKDRIVSLEERTRDINKIAPSVINEEEQILKMFKDGKSAAMIAKDLHVGMGRVEFVLKFHKLA
- the mqnP gene encoding menaquinone biosynthesis prenyltransferase MqnP — translated: MIEKLKIIAELIVFKHSVFALPFIFVAMIVANKIESGSAWFGFKLLILGTFCAVSARNFAMAFNRYKDEDIDKLNPRTASRPSVDGRIGRSNMQLFIVANAFVFITCAYFINSLAFWLSFPILAVLGGYSLFKRFSELAHLVLGLSLGLAPIAGVVAVSAAIPLWSVLLCLGVTFWVAGFDLLYSLQDMKFDKENKLFSIPAIYGDKATLFLSAIFHALAFIFWLLFAWAAGLGAMAFFGILVSGVILFFEHRIVRRDFSKIDRAFFTLNGYLGILFFIFVWISVL
- a CDS encoding FAD-dependent oxidoreductase, translated to MGKVAIIGDSFSALFTAYELAKKGEEILIISSQKDDFTNGILAPFGIHALAKDGSISSSFMGLVSKKSELDISICLNETFRAWMANFTLKSTKAHDKKMQILFSKFGKKNFEILRELNEKYPQINFGESGVYLLFSNDESFKKRLDEIKVAHSEQEILSVDKELANFGLINKNIKGAINLAKNASIDTNELKKALINELNSLGAKFINDEIYELKTQGQIVQKATGNNAEYEADNFVIASKNLELSNKLGTSLNAILAKFYTIDLSLNEGQIPKKPIILNDLFAKIYPTKNGVMIITNLQVGAIDTLVKTEKINAFLNELKIHLGISELKEPSFRANYVLLSSNDKPALGRDNIYSNLIYNQAYGLNELSFAPYFASVLASLIKDSKNNEENDEILLFSSFYEG